Proteins encoded in a region of the Cydia splendana chromosome 19, ilCydSple1.2, whole genome shotgun sequence genome:
- the LOC134800387 gene encoding antifreeze protein Maxi-like has product MWPRRRARPAAVPHTASSRRGTLSSAVGGLASSRSLVCEEPARRRAGAGARSQAAAVAAAVRGAADSTRPRRGSSAAQLSRDNFSLAASATTTAAAAAAAAAAAEAEAAAAEEAEAAEARVAGKRFQINGTEHHNIPQESFFFERNGCI; this is encoded by the exons ATGTGGCCTCGCCGGCGCGCGCGGCCCGCGGCCGTCCCTCACACCGCGTCGAGCCGGCGCGGGACA TTGAGCAGTGCGGTCGGCGGGCTAGCCAGTAGCCGCTCGCTCGTGTGTGAGGagccggcgcggcggcgcgcaggCGCGGGCGCGCGTTCGcaggcggcggcggtggcggcggcagTCCGCGGCGCCGCCGACAGCACGCGGCCGCGACGCGGCTCCAGCGCCGCACAACTTTCCCGCGACAACTTCAGCCTCGCCGCGAGTGCAACCACAA cggcggcggcggcggcggcggcggcggcggcggcggaggcggaggcggcggcggcggaggAGGCGGAGGCGGCGGAGGCTCGCGTCGCGGGTAAAAGGTTCCAAATTAATGGAACTGAACACCACAATATCCCTCAGGAATCATTTTTCTTTGAAAGAAACGGTTGTATATAG